The Streptomyces sp. NBC_00659 genomic interval ACGGTGCCGGGCGTCGATCCCGCCGTCCAGAGCACGTCGCCGGAGAGCGCGGCGGCTCCCGGAGTACGGGTGAGCGCCGGGGTGCCGTCGCCGCCGATCGCGTACACGTACTGCTTGTCGGCGGCCGTGTAGAGGACGTACCGGCCCGAGACGTCGGTGACCCGTCCGCCTGCGGGCACGGCCTGCTGCCACAGCCCCGCCGCCGTCGGGCCGTTCACCCGAAGCATCTCGGCGGTCTCCGACCCGTGCTCCAGCCAGACGATCCGGCCGTCGGCGGTTCCGTGCAGCGGGGCACAGGACGCGCTGTCGGTCTCGCAGGAGCCGATCATCACGTCGGACGTGAGGCGCGGGGTGAAGTCGCCACGTTCGCCGTACTCGGGGCTTCCGGTCACCGCGACGGTCCGCACGTAGTCGTCACGCGTTCCGTTCCTGCTGGTGTCCGTGACGACGAGACGGCCCTCGTCGAGGGAGATCCCCTGGACCGGGACGGGCGGCTTGGGCAGCGGCCTGACCTGCGTGACGACCGGGGTACCGTCCGGACCGGGTGCGAGGCGCCGGATGCCCCAGTCGTCGGGGCCGGTGCGGCCGATCTTCACGGCGGAGCCGCCGGGGCCGGCCGCGATCCCGTAGCTCGAGGACGGCATCAGCGTCATCGCCTGCCCGCCCGCGATCGGCTGCGCGGTCACCTGGCCCACGCCGTTGACCAGCCAGTCGCCGACGACAGCCAGGTCGTGGGTGGCGTTCGGCCCGTCGCCTGTCCCCTGCAGAACGACCTCGGCAGGTGTCGCCGACAGGTCGGCGCGGGGCAGCACCAGGACCTTGGCCTTGTCGTAGGCGAAGACGACGACATGGTCCGGGGCGATCAGCGCCCTGCTGTACGCGACGGGAAGCGGGCCGCTCCAGCTCTGCACCCGGCCGCTCTCCCGGTCCACCGCGACCAGACGCATCTCGCCGTCCAGCGACGCCCGCAGGAAGACGCTCGTGGCGTCGGCGCCCGCAGGTATGCCGAGCAGCAGCCCCGCCGGTCCACCGCCGACGGTCACGTCACGGGTGCTTCCGTCGGGCCCGGGGGTGAGCAGGTGCATGATCCGGGTGCTCGTCCCGTCCTCGGCGGGCTCGTTGCGAAACGCGACGGCCAGGTTGTCGAAGGCCGTGAGATACCCGAGGTTCGCGGGGATCTGGACGCTGCGGGACGTACCGTCCGTCGCGTCCCAGAACTCGACCCGGCCGTCGGCGTCCTTGTACGCCAGGACATCGCTGCCGGTGGCCATGGGGGACAGGCCGGACCGCTGCGGTACGGGGACGGACTCGCCGTCGGCGTACCGCGTCCACAGCAGCCCCGTCCTGCCCTCCTGCCTGTGGAAGACACCCTGCGCCCCGGCACTGTCGTGGCCGGATCCCGTCGAGGTGCCGGAGAATGCGGCCGAGGTGTAGGAACTCCGCAGCGCGGCGGGTACGACCGTCTCCTGAACCGCGCCCACCGCGGAGGCGGACGTCTGCAGCAGCGGGACCGCGCCGCCCGCGAGCATCGCGGAAGCGGCCGCGGCGACAGCCGCACGTCTCGCTCGCGGGCGACGGACGAAGGCATGACGAAGCAAAGAAACCCCTCCCGGAACAGTGGAGAGGCGTCTACCGTCCCAGGCGTCGACCTGGCCCCCAGCCGTCACACCCTCCACACAAGTCAGCTGATATTACAGGGAGTTGACGGGTGAACAGAAACGCTTTTCCGCGGCTCGCCCCGGAAACGACGATGTGGCCCCCACCCGAACCGGGTGGGGGCCACATCACTTCACCGAGCTAGTCGGCGTCAGCCGTTGCGCTTCCAGCGCGGCTTCTCGTCACGGCGGAACGAACCGGGAGCGGTGCCGGTGCCGGTCGTGCGGTGGTCGTCGCGACGGCCGGTCGGGCGGTCGTGGCCGGAGCGGAAACCGCCGCCCGCGGGACGGTCACCCTGGCGGTCACGGTTGAAGGGACGGTCGCTGCCCCGGTGGCCACCGCTGCGGTTGTCGTCACGGCGCTCGAAGGAACGGCCGCCACGGTCGTCACGGTTGAAGCCGCCACCACTGCGGTTGTCGTCACGACGCTCGAAAGAACGGCCGCCACGGTCATCGCGGTTGAAGCCGCCACCACTGCGGTTGTCACGGTTGAAGCCGCCACCGCTGCGGTTGTCGTCACGACGCTCGAAAGAACGGCCGCCACGGTCATCGCGGTTGAAGCCGCCACCGCTGCGGTTGTCACGGTTGAAGCCGCCACCACTGCGGTTGTCGTCACGACGCTCGAAAGAACGGCCGCCACGGTCATCGCGGTTGAAGCCGCCACCGCTGCGGTTGTCACGGTTGAAGCCGCCACCACTGCGGTTGTCGTCACGACGCTCGAAAGAACGGCCGCCACGGTCATCGCGGTTGAAGCCGCCACCGCTGCGGTTGTCGTCACGGCGGAAACCACCACGGTCGTTGTCACGACGCTCGTAGTTGCCCCGCTCGTCACGGCGCTGACGCGGCTCGTACGCGGGACGCTCGGCCGGCTCGGCGGCGACGGTCTCGGCGGCCGGAGCCTCGACGACGGCCTGCTCGGCCGCGGCCTCGGCAGCGGCGGCGACGGCCACCTCCGGGTCCTCGCCCCGCTCACGCGCGGCACGGGCGACCAGACGGTCGGCCTCGCCGCGCAGCTCGACGGCACGGCGCTGCGCGCGCTCCAGCTCCTTGGTGAGCTGCGTGACCTCACGCTCGGCCTGCTGGGCGGCGTCGCCCGCGGACTGCGCCTGGACCTCGGTCATCGAACGGGCGCCGGTGATCTCGGCGACCTCGGGCTCGAAGGCCGTACCCGAGTTGATGATGTGACGCGCGGCGTCGACGCCCGCGTCCTCCATCAGCCGGAAGATCTGGCGGCGCTGGTGCGGCAGCGACAGCGACACGACGGTGCCGGAGCGGCCCGCGCGAGCGGTACGGCCGGAGCGGTGCAGGTAGTCCTTGTGGTCGCCGGCCGGGTCCACGTTCAGGACCAGGTCGATGCCGTCGACGTGGATACCGCGGGCGGCGACGTCGGTCGCGACGAGCGCGTTGACGTAACCGTCCTTGAAGTCGGCCAGCGTCCGCGTACGGGCGCCCTGCGTCATGCCGCCGTGCAGCGCGTCGGCCTTCACACCGGCGTCGCGGAGCTGCTCCGCGATGCGGTCGGCGCCGAGCTGGGTACGGACGAAGATGATCGTGCGGCCCTTGCGGGACGCGATCGCGGCCGTGACCGGCGCCTTGTCCTTGGGCTTCACGATGAGGATGTGGTGCGACATGGTCGTGACGTTGCCCTGGGCGCTGTCGACCTCGTGCGTCACCGGGTTGGTCAGGTAGCGCTTGACCAGCGTGGAGATCTCGTTCTCCATCGTGGCGGAGAACAGCATGCGCTGGCCGCCGGCCGGGATCTGGTCGAGCAGCTCGGTGACCTCGGGCAGGAAGCCCAGGTCCGACATCTGGTCGGCCTCGTCGAGGACGGCGATCTGGGTGTTCTCCAGCGAGCAGGCGCCGCGGTTGATGATGTCGCGCAGACGGCCCGGGGTGGCGACGAGGACGTCGACGCCGCGCTCCAGGGCGTAGATCTGGTTGCCCATCGACGTACCGCCGCAGACGACCTTCATCTTCAGGCCGAGGACGTCGCCGTAGGGCTGCAGCGCGTCGGCGACCTGCATGGCCAGCTCACGGGTCGGCGTGAGGATGACGGCGCGCGGCTTCTTCTTCTCGGTGTGGCCGCCGGCGAGCTGCGCCAGGGTCGGCAGACCGAAGGAGAGGGTCTTGCCGGAGCCGGTGCGGCCGCGGCCGAGGATGTCCTTGCCGGCCAGGGCGTCCGGGATGGTCGCGGCCTGGATCGGGAACGGGCTGGTCACGCCGTTCTGCGCGAGCTTGCGGACGACGCCCTCGGGAAGACCGAGGTCGGAGAACGTGAGCTCGGGGGCGGACTCGACGGCCTCGACGGTCTCGATGACCTCGATGGCCTCGACCGCGTCGTCGTTCTCGTTGTTCTCGGGCACGACGATGTGGTCAGTACTGGAAACAGACATGCGAAATGCGAACCTTCCGGAGTTCTTCGGCACGCGCCCAAACTCCGTGAAGTCGCAAACGACCGCCTCTATGCGGTCCGGCCACGGCAAGGGAGAGTACGCGCCACGCGGCGCTCTCTGCGGCGGCGCCGGGCAAATGGGATCAAACGATCTACTACCATACGCACCCTTCCCCCATGAAGGCAAATTGAGCCCCATACGAACAGGCCAGGGTGCGTTCCTAGCCACCTGCTCGCTTCATCAAAGCTACCCCGCCCGCGCCGCCCGCGCTGTTGTGCCGGCCACATCCACGGCTCCGACATCCGTGAACCCCGCCACATCCGCCTCTCCCCGGACACGGACGCCCGCTCCACGGATACGGGCATCGGCGGTCCCCGGGGCCGGGCTACACGGGCGAGCCCGCCTCCGGGGCCGGTTCCCGCTGGATCAGTTGCGTCACCGGCGGCTCGTGCGCCGACGACGACGGCTCCGGCGTTCCGGGGTCGGGCGGCGACGGCGGCGGGGGCTCGGGCGACGGCTCCGACGTCGTACGCGTGGGGGTCGGCTCGCCGCCCGGCGACGCGGTGTCCTTGGAGGGGGTCCCGCCTTTGTCCGGCGCCTTCTCCGACGGTTTCGCCCCCGGGGACGCCGAGGCCGACGCGTCGGCGGACGCGGACTCCCCCGGCTTCGCCGAGGCCTTGCCGCCCTTTCCGCCCTTTCCGCTCTTCACACTCTTCCCGCTGTACGACCCGGCCCCGCCGCCGCCCACGGCGGACCCGCCGCCGGGCACCCCGTCGGCCCGCCGGCCCGCCGAGTGCGAGGGCCCCGGCAGCCCCGCGTCGTCGCCGACGCTCATGCAGCCGGCGGTGGCGGCCGCGGCCAGGACCACGGCGGCCAGACGGACGGGTACGTACAAGGCACGCACGAGCGGCCACCTCCGAACGGGGTGTCCCCCGCCCGCAAGGAGCCGGGAGCGTGGGGAGAAACGGGAGTTCCCCCTTCCAACTCCCGCCGCCCGCGGGAGGACACGCGCCCTCCGGGCCCAACCGGGCCCGGAGGGCGCGGCGGAGACCGCTCCCGCCGCGCGGTGCGGCACGATCCTGGAGGTGCCGGGCGTCAGCCGATCGCCAGCGGGGTCTCCGGTGCCAGCGCGGCCGCGATGCGCCGGGCGACCACCTCGGCCATGTTGCCGTCGGGCGTGTCCTTGGTCTTGGTGGCGTTGACCGCGATGGCCAGACGGTCGGACGGGAGATACGCCTGGATCGCCGCGTAACCCGAGAACGACGGGTTCTGCAGGACCCATCCGTTGATCACGATGACACCGAGTCCGAAGTGCCTGGCCTCCGTCTGCTCCAGGCAGACCGTGGCGGGGCACTTGGCGGTCGGGTGGCCGAGACCTACCGTCCCCGGGTTGAGAAGAGTGCGGTAGGAGCGCTGCGAGAGGAGCTCGCCGCTGCCGATGGCCTGTGCCGAACGGGCCAGGTCACAGACGTGCGTGGTGATCACGGCGCCGGGCGCGGTGGTCCACGACGGGTTCCAGAAGGTGGACTCCTCGTACAGGCCGCGCTCGGACGTGAAGGCGTGCAGGGCCGGACGCGGGATGTCGGGGGTGAAGTTGTTCCGGGTGTTGTCGAGACCCAGCGGACCCGTGACCCGCTCCCTCAGGAACCTGTCGATCCGGGTACCGGTGATCTTCTCCAGCGCCTGGATCAGCAGCA includes:
- a CDS encoding FG-GAP-like repeat-containing protein, which codes for MLAGGAVPLLQTSASAVGAVQETVVPAALRSSYTSAAFSGTSTGSGHDSAGAQGVFHRQEGRTGLLWTRYADGESVPVPQRSGLSPMATGSDVLAYKDADGRVEFWDATDGTSRSVQIPANLGYLTAFDNLAVAFRNEPAEDGTSTRIMHLLTPGPDGSTRDVTVGGGPAGLLLGIPAGADATSVFLRASLDGEMRLVAVDRESGRVQSWSGPLPVAYSRALIAPDHVVVFAYDKAKVLVLPRADLSATPAEVVLQGTGDGPNATHDLAVVGDWLVNGVGQVTAQPIAGGQAMTLMPSSSYGIAAGPGGSAVKIGRTGPDDWGIRRLAPGPDGTPVVTQVRPLPKPPVPVQGISLDEGRLVVTDTSRNGTRDDYVRTVAVTGSPEYGERGDFTPRLTSDVMIGSCETDSASCAPLHGTADGRIVWLEHGSETAEMLRVNGPTAAGLWQQAVPAGGRVTDVSGRYVLYTAADKQYVYAIGGDGTPALTRTPGAAALSGDVLWTAGSTPGTVTAYDLTAKKTTETLTTAAGCTPTELQALGRWIYWTCDGRAGVFDRTAKKSVAVPAGEAKLGDGYVVTHDKAAGKLTLTAVAGGNAESRVIGDLPDTGVSQRDVRWTVDESGANAAYVDGLQRVHLVASGVAQQPLRLLAPAQKASYVEQSQIDTTPGTLATLLLSKPSSSWRLTVRNKAGKVVDTQDGGAARGELSVGWSGVDHTLPGDVLLPNGSYDWTLSVTPADGAGGSLEVGGTVGLRKAAPARHDHTGSGGHGPDGIGDLLTLSSLGGLTFQQGDGKGEFAGKVTGNGWSAKAVAVPFGDLNGDRCNDVLVRMSDGSLRGYKPACGTAPTPSTSYKALGTGWNAYDVLTSPGDLTGDRRPDLLGRKASTGDLYLFAAKSDGTLAAGKKIRTAWTGYTKIVGAGDLNGDGIGDVLARDKAGTLYRYNGTGAGLLKERVKVFSAWGASYNAIVGVGDITGDGKNDLVERDTSGNVYRSAGTGTGSFGSRVKISGGWQGYKGLF
- a CDS encoding DEAD/DEAH box helicase, coding for MSVSSTDHIVVPENNENDDAVEAIEVIETVEAVESAPELTFSDLGLPEGVVRKLAQNGVTSPFPIQAATIPDALAGKDILGRGRTGSGKTLSFGLPTLAQLAGGHTEKKKPRAVILTPTRELAMQVADALQPYGDVLGLKMKVVCGGTSMGNQIYALERGVDVLVATPGRLRDIINRGACSLENTQIAVLDEADQMSDLGFLPEVTELLDQIPAGGQRMLFSATMENEISTLVKRYLTNPVTHEVDSAQGNVTTMSHHILIVKPKDKAPVTAAIASRKGRTIIFVRTQLGADRIAEQLRDAGVKADALHGGMTQGARTRTLADFKDGYVNALVATDVAARGIHVDGIDLVLNVDPAGDHKDYLHRSGRTARAGRSGTVVSLSLPHQRRQIFRLMEDAGVDAARHIINSGTAFEPEVAEITGARSMTEVQAQSAGDAAQQAEREVTQLTKELERAQRRAVELRGEADRLVARAARERGEDPEVAVAAAAEAAAEQAVVEAPAAETVAAEPAERPAYEPRQRRDERGNYERRDNDRGGFRRDDNRSGGGFNRDDRGGRSFERRDDNRSGGGFNRDNRSGGGFNRDDRGGRSFERRDDNRSGGGFNRDNRSGGGFNRDDRGGRSFERRDDNRSGGGFNRDNRSGGGFNRDDRGGRSFERRDDNRSGGGFNRDDRGGRSFERRDDNRSGGHRGSDRPFNRDRQGDRPAGGGFRSGHDRPTGRRDDHRTTGTGTAPGSFRRDEKPRWKRNG